GACAAGATAGCTTGATACGCGACTTCAGGTGTTCGATGGTCACCGAGCCGCGGCGGAAGTCGATGTCCTTGACCCGGAGTGCCAGCGCCTCGGATACCCGGCAGCCCAGGTGAAAAAGCAGACGAATGAGCAGCCGGTCCCTGAGATACACAGCTGCGCCTTCCAGTCTCGCCACTTCGTCGAGTTCAAGGTAAGTCTTACCCACTAGCCGGTCTCCTCACTCATTTGCTGCGTCATCGGCATGATGAGCCCCATCATCAAGAGCATCATCAGCATCGGTAGCATCGACGACAGCATGTCGCCGCCCGAAGCATTGCCGGTGACGATGATGACGTTATCCTGTTCAGCCACAGCGTTAGTGTCCTCGATCCAGACCCGGAGGCCGTAGGTACCGTTGTCAATGCCGCCGCTTGACTTGGGCACAAGCAGGAAATCAACCGAGGCCGAGCCTTCAGCTGGTTCCGAACTTGCCGCAAGTGGCACATCCGCCTGACCGACGCAGGCGTTCACCATGTGCTTGCCAAAGAGATTGGTCGAATAAGGTCCGGCCAGAAGCTTTACCGTTGTGTTCACGCCGATGACGTACTTGAAGGACATCGTCACCCTGAGGGTGTCCCCGGCGTTGAAAGTCCCCGGCGAAAGCGCCATCGGCGCAAAGGCGATATCGAGTACCACCTGCCCCTCCTATACCTTGGCGAAATCCGAGATCTTGAATTCGGTGATCGTCGGTTGGCTGCCGGCGATAACGAGGGCGTTCTCGTAGCCGAAGAGATAGTTGGTCGTCGCCTGACCGCCGATGCTCGGACTGCCGCCAAAAATCTTGACGTAGATGTCATCCCAGTTGGTGCCGACGTTGGATGGAATGGTGAAGATATAGGAATTGGTGACATTCGGGTACGACGGCGGTGTCGTTATCTGCGGGATACTAAAGGTGGTCTGTTGCACCAGCTTCTCATCGAAACCAAACATCCCGTTCGTGCCGATGCAGTAGTACCCGGTCACGCCGGTAACCGCAGGACCGGTGTACTTGAAAGAGATGCTCACCATCAAACGATCCCCCGGAGCCACCGCCACCTGCTTCGGCGCCGGATTCATGTAACTGAGCGGGATATAGACGCCGCCGGCCGCGGTGAAGAATTTCCCCGCCACCGGATCATAGAAAATGTGCTGGCCGGTGGCCGGATCGATATACCAGCCGGGCGCTACCGGGTCTTCGGCCAGGGCGACAGCGCCATTACCTTGCGCCGCAAAAGGCTTGAGTTCCAGATTGAGTGTTTTGAAAGCCATTTGTTCCTCCTATACCTTGATGAAATCCGCAATGCGGAAGTCCGAAATTATGGGCTGGCCACTTGAACCCACGTTGACCGTTTTGGCCATCTCGTCGTCGGCGTACCACGCTCCGTCGGCGCCGTACCAAAAACTCTTGGCACGAACGGTCACCTTCTGGCTGGGCATGTAGAAATAACCGGAAAACGGCCAGACCGCCTGCGCGTCGATGTTAACCCAGTCGGTCGGAAAGATGACAGCCGGTTGCGGCGAGACGCCGTAATCGAGCGCCGCTTCGACCCTGACGCCGATGGGCGCAGAATGGGTATTTTTGACCCGGACGGTGATGTCCACCCGGCTGCCCGAAACAGCCTCCGATGGGGCAATGATCTCAATAATATCGGCATACTGCGCCATCTAATCCTCCGGGTCATCCTTTCCAGGACTCTCCGCCAACGGGAAGCTGCCGTTGCCGAAATTGCCCGCCAGGCGGTTGCCGATGACGTCCACTCCGGCACCGCCCAGGAAGGCGTAGAAGATGCTTGCGATGTTCACCTGTCCGGTTGAGTCGATACTGAGCGCCAGGATAACACCAGCGAGGACGGAGCGGATCATCGACCCACCGAACTTGCGGATGTTAAACGCCTCGCCGCTTTCCAGCCAGCCCAGGAGCGCGGCGATAAAACCGCCAAATAAAGCTGCCAGGGCGATGTAAATTCTTTCCATGGTTGTTATTCCCTCCTTCTAGTGACACAGATGAACTTGCCCCAGATGACGCCGCCCATGGCCACCAGACAGCTGCCGGTGGTGGTCACCACCAGGCCGAAATCGACATTACTCGCCAGCTCGATGCCGATACCTATACCGATCGTCGCAATGCCGACGAGCTCAATAACAATGGCCGCCATCATTCCCTTGTTCATTTAATTCGCCCCCATCATTCCGGCCATCAGCATCATGGCCGTCATCATTTGCATCATATCCGCCGTCTGAGTCGAAGGTGAGCTGCCCGATGTCACCTGCCCCAGCATGGCGCCCATGGCCGGCAGCCCGTAGCCGTAGGCGTTGTCCTTGTTTAAGGGGGCATCCTGCGGCTTGGTGGAAAAATACGGCGCCACGTCCCTGGCCAGCGTCCAGCGGTACTGCCAGCCTTCACCATAAGCCCGGCGTCCGCTTTCCCACAGAAGCCCGGTGAGTCCCGCCAGCATCGGCGCGGCGAAGCTTGTACCTGACTTAACCACATACCCATCGTCATTCTTGTCCGACGCCATCTCAAGGTTCGTCCCCCAGATAACGAAATCCGGTTTGGTCTCGCCCTGTACCGTGGGCCCGCGGGAGGATTTCTCCCAAACGGCAAGCTCGCCATGCGTTTCTATGGCGCCGACAGCGATGACCTCCGGCTCACAGGCCGGCAGCATAACCGTCGTCATCTTCGGTCCGGTATTGCCCGCCGCGGCGATCACGTCCAATCCGTACTCGATACTGGCTGCCCGGCAGGCAGCCCGCACTGGGTTGTCGGGGTCCCCGTCGTCCTCGCCGCCGAGCGAGAGGTTTATCACGTTGGGATACATCTCATCGGCAGGAAAAAGACCTGAAGTGCGGGCCTGCTCGGCCAGATCACATACCCGGTCGATGCCGAGCACGATGGCCTCATCCGTGGCGATACCCTCATCGCCGATGACCTTGATGTTCATAATCGAAGCGCCGGGCGAAACGCCGGCATTGCCGCCAAGGGCGTGCATGCCGCCAGCGATTACGAAAGCTACCTGGGTGCCATGGCCGTAAACGTCCGACGCCGATGGCGATCCGGTAAAATTGGCCTCATAGACCACCTTGCCCTGCAGCGACTGATG
The Dehalogenimonas sp. THU2 genome window above contains:
- a CDS encoding S8 family serine peptidase, giving the protein MRYALISKNLSIERLEAEASKIGAQNIRKASLIGQVFCELDQTQADRLSAIPGITLKALRQYSTSQVVAQTPVVESISDVFYLLRSYFNPPIMGTGLTVAVLDSGVRKTHQSLQGKVVYEANFTGSPSASDVYGHGTQVAFVIAGGMHALGGNAGVSPGASIMNIKVIGDEGIATDEAIVLGIDRVCDLAEQARTSGLFPADEMYPNVINLSLGGEDDGDPDNPVRAACRAASIEYGLDVIAAAGNTGPKMTTVMLPACEPEVIAVGAIETHGELAVWEKSSRGPTVQGETKPDFVIWGTNLEMASDKNDDGYVVKSGTSFAAPMLAGLTGLLWESGRRAYGEGWQYRWTLARDVAPYFSTKPQDAPLNKDNAYGYGLPAMGAMLGQVTSGSSPSTQTADMMQMMTAMMLMAGMMGAN